In a genomic window of Candidatus Gorgyraea atricola:
- a CDS encoding transposase — MGRLKRYFEEGYPYLITTATFNRKPIFRDERNCKILLATIEFFKLVLDYKLFAYCLMPDHLHLIIQTYGIYNISYIMKMIKGNFARKYNKMLSTQGKVWQDRFYDTGLRNHDVLLQKIEYIHNNPVRAKLTTTPDEYPFSSYNYYFGNNYSGIPEIDKIEP, encoded by the coding sequence ATGGGCAGACTCAAAAGATATTTCGAAGAGGGATATCCATATCTTATCACTACTGCAACTTTCAATAGAAAGCCTATCTTCCGTGACGAACGGAACTGCAAAATCCTCTTGGCCACAATCGAATTCTTTAAACTGGTTCTGGACTATAAACTATTTGCCTACTGCTTAATGCCCGACCATTTACATCTCATAATTCAAACCTATGGCATCTATAATATTTCATATATCATGAAGATGATTAAAGGTAATTTCGCAAGAAAATATAATAAAATGCTCTCAACGCAAGGAAAAGTCTGGCAAGACAGATTCTATGATACAGGCCTCAGGAATCATGATGTTCTGCTTCAGAAAATAGAATACATCCATAATAATCCTGTCCGTGCAAAATTGACAACAACGCCAGATGAGTATCCTTTTTCAAGTTATAACTACTACTTTGGCAATAATTATTCAGGAATACCAGAAATTGATAAGATAGAACCGTAA
- a CDS encoding YifB family Mg chelatase-like AAA ATPase, giving the protein MLSKVFSATTIGIEAREIEIEVDIASGLPQVAIVGLPDTAIRESRDRVRSAIKNSQFKYPSKKITVNLAPCDIKKEGPCFDLPMAIGILVASEQIDYKNIKDFVFLGELALNGSIRPVKGVLPIAISLKNSRKKLILPEENAYEASVVEGLEVYPVDRLNSVCDFINDINSLSPLPYTAQIHLNKKRDYETDFSDVKGQVYAKRAMEIAAAGGHNIIMIGPPGSGKTMLAKRLPTIMPDMTLEEAIETTKIYSICGLVPTKKAIINTRPFRTPHHTSSDSSLVGGGSTPKPGEVSLAHNGVLFMDELPEFHRNVLEALRQPLEDGYVTISRVSATLRFPSKFTLVASMNPCPCGFLTDPKKECLCTSPRIQKYMSRISGPLLDRIDIHIEVPPVRYKELSGEACGEKSEVIKARVEAARKIQLTRLKDHGIFANSQMPHKLIRKYCRLDEAAQGLLKQAITEMGFSARCYDKILKISRTIADLEGKSNIEPNHVSESIQLRSLDKTSW; this is encoded by the coding sequence ATGTTATCAAAGGTATTTTCAGCAACCACTATTGGCATTGAAGCAAGAGAGATCGAGATCGAGGTAGATATAGCGAGCGGGCTGCCGCAAGTGGCTATTGTAGGTCTCCCTGATACTGCTATACGAGAGTCCAGGGACAGGGTGCGCTCAGCTATAAAAAACAGCCAGTTCAAGTATCCTTCTAAAAAGATAACAGTAAACCTTGCGCCATGCGACATAAAGAAAGAAGGTCCTTGCTTTGACCTTCCTATGGCAATAGGGATACTTGTTGCATCTGAGCAGATAGATTATAAGAACATAAAGGACTTTGTATTCCTGGGAGAGCTTGCCCTTAATGGCAGCATAAGGCCTGTAAAAGGGGTCCTGCCTATTGCAATATCTTTAAAGAACTCGCGTAAAAAACTGATCCTGCCAGAAGAAAATGCATATGAGGCCAGCGTAGTAGAAGGCCTGGAGGTCTATCCTGTAGACAGGCTCAATAGCGTGTGTGATTTTATAAACGACATAAACTCGCTCTCACCCTTACCTTATACTGCGCAGATCCATCTAAATAAAAAACGCGACTATGAAACTGATTTCTCAGACGTAAAAGGCCAGGTCTATGCAAAAAGGGCCATGGAGATCGCTGCAGCAGGAGGTCATAATATCATCATGATAGGTCCTCCTGGCAGCGGAAAGACAATGCTCGCTAAGAGGCTGCCCACGATCATGCCTGATATGACACTTGAAGAAGCTATTGAGACTACAAAGATTTACAGCATATGCGGCCTTGTCCCAACAAAAAAGGCAATAATAAACACAAGGCCCTTTAGAACGCCACATCACACCTCTTCTGACTCATCGCTTGTTGGCGGTGGAAGCACGCCAAAGCCAGGCGAGGTGAGCCTAGCGCATAACGGTGTGCTTTTTATGGACGAGCTGCCTGAATTTCACAGGAATGTCCTGGAGGCATTGAGGCAGCCTCTTGAAGATGGGTACGTAACTATTTCCAGGGTAAGCGCTACCTTGAGATTCCCGTCCAAGTTTACTCTTGTGGCCTCGATGAACCCGTGCCCTTGTGGTTTTTTAACTGATCCAAAGAAAGAATGTCTTTGCACATCTCCAAGAATACAGAAATACATGTCCAGGATCTCAGGGCCGCTCTTAGACAGGATCGACATCCACATAGAGGTCCCTCCTGTCAGATACAAAGAGCTTTCAGGCGAGGCCTGCGGGGAAAAATCAGAAGTAATAAAGGCAAGGGTTGAAGCTGCAAGAAAAATCCAGCTGACTAGACTCAAAGACCATGGCATATTCGCAAACTCCCAGATGCCTCATAAGCTTATCAGAAAATACTGCAGATTAGACGAGGCTGCACAGGGTCTCCTAAAGCAAGCAATAACAGAAATGGGCTTCAGCGCCAGATGCTACGACAAGATCCTGAAGATTTCCAGGACAATTGCAGACTTGGAGGGAAAATCCAACATAGAACCCAACCACGTCTCTGAAAGCATACAACTAAGAAGCCTAGACAAGACCAGTTGGTAA
- a CDS encoding L,D-transpeptidase family protein, giving the protein MNSKLVGAGIGLALILVLIIIVFSPKNQAKIEGLSDFRSVRELISKDDLDEAEKKIAELTDKDPDSAEAGRVYFDLAKSYEKKEEIVKARDAYQMILSKYQNVDNILQIQEKLGALNIEILFSPIITDMDLLYQVEPGDSLTKIAKKFKTTIELIKASNSLESNTIMANSRLKVSTARYKILIDKSQNLLTIFSGDEDTVKVYPVSTGKNGSTPVGTFTIINRMEDPVWYKEGAMVPAESPENILGSRWLGLSEKGYGIHGTIDPDSVGQQATQGCVRMFNADVEELYAIIPVGTQVTTVE; this is encoded by the coding sequence GTGAATAGTAAACTGGTTGGTGCGGGAATTGGTTTGGCGTTGATATTGGTATTGATAATTATTGTATTCAGTCCTAAGAATCAGGCTAAGATAGAGGGGTTATCAGATTTTAGATCTGTAAGGGAATTGATCTCGAAGGACGATCTGGATGAGGCAGAGAAAAAGATAGCTGAGCTAACAGATAAAGATCCTGATTCAGCTGAGGCAGGCAGGGTCTATTTTGATCTCGCAAAATCTTACGAGAAAAAAGAAGAGATCGTTAAGGCAAGGGATGCATATCAGATGATATTGAGTAAATATCAGAATGTCGACAATATACTTCAGATACAGGAAAAACTGGGAGCGCTTAACATAGAGATACTTTTTTCCCCTATTATTACAGATATGGACCTGCTCTATCAGGTGGAGCCAGGCGACAGTCTTACAAAGATCGCAAAGAAATTCAAGACGACGATCGAGCTTATCAAGGCTTCAAATTCACTGGAAAGTAATACCATAATGGCCAATTCAAGACTAAAGGTCTCGACTGCCAGATATAAGATATTGATAGATAAGTCTCAAAATCTTTTAACGATTTTTTCTGGGGATGAGGATACTGTAAAGGTCTATCCGGTTTCAACAGGCAAAAATGGATCTACGCCAGTAGGGACTTTTACTATAATCAATAGAATGGAAGACCCTGTCTGGTATAAAGAAGGTGCAATGGTGCCTGCTGAGAGCCCTGAGAATATTCTTGGTTCGCGCTGGCTTGGACTTTCTGAAAAAGGTTATGGCATTCATGGGACAATAGATCCAGACAGTGTGGGCCAACAGGCTACGCAAGGCTGCGTGAGGATGTTCAATGCCGACGTGGAAGAGTTATACGCTATTATTCCAGTCGGGACACAGGTCACGACAGTAGAGTGA
- a CDS encoding glycosyltransferase family 4 protein, with the protein MKQNLLILNASLSGSNRFLFESLKKRGWNLIVKDVPIPARYKLWSLLKTFNFNKSKWGNAYRDYLGRYTITPSVFRERSRICERYLASHSHEYDLILQIGSLFAPSLKSINKKYVIFSDYTTRLAEKHFPEWAPLSSKRQSDELLELQKGLYQRAAMVFTTSNNTRRSMISDYGVREERSMTVGYGLPFSVFPHAEKKQYDRKTILFIGNNFKRKGGFTLLEAFKNVRNKIKDVRLIIIGPNQVLAEVEGVEWKGHIKDRDMIGDFLNKSSIFAMPSFCEPFGLVFLEAMSYRLPCIGSRVDAMPEIVEEGKTGFLVNAGDADDLGRKITLLLEDKKLMETMGEAGAKRVKERFTWDKVAEKIMEAKYV; encoded by the coding sequence ATGAAACAGAACCTTTTAATACTAAACGCGTCTTTATCAGGATCAAATAGATTTCTATTTGAATCCCTGAAGAAACGCGGCTGGAATCTTATTGTCAAAGATGTCCCGATTCCTGCAAGATATAAATTATGGAGCCTTTTAAAGACCTTTAATTTCAATAAGTCTAAATGGGGCAATGCGTATCGTGACTATTTAGGACGATATACAATAACACCCAGTGTTTTTCGCGAAAGGAGCAGGATCTGCGAAAGATATTTAGCCAGTCACAGTCATGAGTATGATCTGATTTTACAGATCGGGTCTTTATTCGCGCCCAGCCTTAAGTCAATAAATAAAAAATACGTTATCTTCTCTGACTATACAACAAGGCTTGCTGAAAAGCATTTTCCTGAATGGGCGCCTTTGTCTTCCAAGCGCCAGAGCGATGAGTTGCTCGAATTACAGAAAGGCCTTTATCAAAGGGCCGCCATGGTCTTTACGACCAGCAATAATACGCGCAGATCCATGATCAGCGATTATGGCGTAAGAGAAGAAAGATCGATGACTGTGGGTTATGGATTGCCTTTTAGCGTATTTCCACACGCAGAGAAAAAGCAATACGATAGGAAGACCATACTTTTTATAGGCAATAATTTTAAAAGAAAAGGGGGATTTACATTATTAGAGGCTTTTAAGAATGTAAGGAATAAAATAAAGGATGTACGCCTGATCATAATAGGTCCAAACCAGGTTTTGGCAGAAGTAGAAGGCGTTGAATGGAAAGGCCACATAAAGGATAGAGATATGATCGGGGATTTTCTTAATAAGTCTTCAATATTCGCTATGCCATCTTTCTGTGAACCATTTGGCCTGGTTTTTTTAGAGGCCATGTCCTACAGGCTTCCCTGCATAGGCTCTAGAGTAGATGCCATGCCAGAGATAGTAGAGGAGGGAAAGACAGGATTTTTGGTTAATGCGGGGGATGCTGATGATTTAGGGCGCAAGATAACACTTCTTTTGGAGGATAAAAAATTAATGGAGACTATGGGTGAAGCTGGAGCTAAAAGAGTGAAAGAGCGCTTTACATGGGATAAAGTCGCAGAAAAGATAATGGAGGCAAAATATGTCTAA
- a CDS encoding DUF1570 domain-containing protein → MEMDSTQNTKKKKIIAAVILLAIFIGAGYFLFTSGTAVKLYKHAKFIMQKKLYATEEILEYDYKDKVALHFRDGSTMIGGLAGITKDAYHIDWKGEEIIVYLDMVDRITPPKEALKEKTLLSDEEISEHWPFKNDVVIRLNNRSILDAKIDRVDPDKLYLSYATEGGGSIEQDIERSEIQYLIFKPVDNEESRNTEDSLKRLFPEMEFYKDGNFTIVTDSYITWVKRCRKVLRKTYTDIYLEFFDIFKDREPKLQNFVVIFDDYVDFVEYAVSDGVPGWAAAGYFTPEDKVLYLFNVLGDRFAELLFEGIVGESGRQINQIVDAIETRVDKRYHIYVEGRAKKIKNKFWKVYNYYENMFINMTMSTLRHEFTHELFHNWGLQNITLSRFKGPDKELIKRKKAFLEEKDYKKKAKVLKKLLEQKSEDVPLDMKAANSWLSEGMATYCEPDELGAQNDRRLFIYQEMTRKGPVYPLEFLTAYKMGSFPGVYSRAMRDMYAQSWAFVSFLMKRYPKEFMEYQNRLAGETAKYSEDINWLLEALGKDSKTIEREFAEYMAGFEELEDPFLIRFDVINNAFKY, encoded by the coding sequence ATGGAGATGGATTCTACTCAGAATACAAAAAAGAAGAAGATAATAGCTGCAGTGATTTTATTGGCAATTTTTATAGGTGCCGGCTATTTTTTATTTACTAGCGGGACAGCAGTTAAGCTATACAAACATGCTAAGTTTATAATGCAGAAGAAATTATATGCGACTGAGGAAATCCTAGAATACGACTACAAAGATAAGGTAGCACTGCATTTTAGAGATGGAAGCACAATGATAGGGGGGCTGGCAGGTATAACAAAAGACGCGTATCATATTGATTGGAAAGGTGAGGAGATCATTGTCTATCTTGATATGGTAGATCGTATAACCCCTCCTAAGGAGGCCCTGAAAGAAAAAACCTTGCTTTCAGACGAAGAGATCTCAGAACATTGGCCTTTTAAGAATGATGTTGTAATAAGACTGAATAACAGGAGTATCCTGGACGCCAAGATCGATCGAGTAGATCCAGATAAACTCTATTTATCGTATGCTACAGAAGGAGGGGGAAGCATTGAACAGGATATTGAGCGCTCAGAGATCCAATATCTTATTTTTAAGCCAGTAGATAATGAAGAGAGCAGGAATACAGAGGATTCACTTAAAAGGCTTTTTCCAGAGATGGAGTTTTACAAAGATGGGAATTTTACTATTGTAACTGATTCATATATTACATGGGTTAAAAGATGCAGGAAGGTTTTAAGAAAGACATATACAGATATCTATTTAGAGTTTTTTGATATCTTTAAAGACAGGGAGCCGAAACTTCAGAATTTTGTAGTAATATTTGATGACTATGTTGATTTTGTTGAATATGCCGTGTCAGATGGCGTGCCAGGATGGGCAGCCGCAGGTTATTTTACGCCAGAGGACAAGGTGCTTTACCTTTTTAATGTATTAGGAGACAGATTTGCAGAGCTGTTGTTTGAAGGTATAGTCGGGGAAAGCGGAAGGCAGATTAATCAGATAGTGGATGCGATCGAGACCCGCGTAGATAAGAGATATCATATCTATGTCGAAGGCCGAGCAAAGAAGATTAAAAACAAGTTCTGGAAAGTATACAACTATTACGAGAATATGTTCATAAATATGACGATGTCTACATTGAGGCATGAATTTACTCACGAACTCTTTCATAACTGGGGCCTGCAAAACATAACTCTTTCAAGGTTTAAAGGGCCCGACAAAGAGCTTATAAAAAGGAAAAAGGCATTTCTGGAGGAAAAGGATTACAAAAAAAAGGCAAAGGTCTTAAAGAAGCTGCTTGAGCAGAAGAGCGAGGATGTGCCGCTTGATATGAAGGCTGCAAATTCATGGCTTTCAGAGGGCATGGCTACATATTGCGAGCCAGATGAACTCGGCGCCCAGAACGATAGGAGGTTATTTATCTACCAGGAGATGACCAGAAAAGGCCCTGTATACCCATTGGAATTTTTAACAGCTTATAAAATGGGAAGTTTCCCAGGGGTCTATTCAAGGGCCATGCGGGACATGTATGCCCAAAGCTGGGCATTTGTCTCTTTTTTGATGAAGAGATATCCGAAAGAATTTATGGAATACCAAAATAGGTTAGCAGGTGAAACTGCTAAATACTCTGAAGATATAAATTGGCTGCTAGAGGCCTTAGGCAAAGATTCAAAGACAATAGAGAGAGAATTTGCAGAATACATGGCTGGCTTTGAAGAATTAGAAGATCCCTTCCTGATCCGTTTTGATGTAATCAACAACGCCTTTAAGTATTGA
- a CDS encoding divergent PAP2 family protein, with product MDFFVDLGKNQVFLTASLAWLLAQTIKVAIGVIREKRFNFRWFVGAGGMPSSHAATVTALAASIGFTFGFSSAFFAFAFFIALIIMFDAQGVRRQSGQQAEILNKIIEDIYLQKGVKQDRLIALLGHTPIQVFIGAALGILVAIFCYR from the coding sequence GTGGATTTCTTTGTAGACTTAGGGAAGAACCAGGTGTTTTTGACTGCCTCGTTGGCATGGCTTTTAGCGCAGACCATAAAGGTGGCGATCGGTGTGATACGCGAGAAGCGGTTTAATTTTAGATGGTTCGTGGGAGCAGGGGGTATGCCGAGTTCTCATGCCGCTACTGTGACAGCGCTTGCCGCTTCTATTGGATTTACCTTTGGTTTTTCGTCGGCATTTTTTGCATTCGCGTTTTTCATTGCGCTTATCATAATGTTTGATGCCCAGGGTGTGCGGCGGCAAAGCGGCCAGCAGGCAGAGATACTCAATAAGATCATAGAGGATATTTATTTACAAAAGGGCGTTAAACAGGATCGTCTTATAGCGTTATTAGGTCATACGCCTATACAGGTATTTATAGGCGCTGCATTAGGTATTTTAGTCGCGATTTTTTGTTACAGATAA